From a region of the Vidua macroura isolate BioBank_ID:100142 chromosome 25, ASM2450914v1, whole genome shotgun sequence genome:
- the SERINC2 gene encoding serine incorporator 2 yields MGACLGVCSLLSCVSCLCGSAPCLLCGCCPSAKNSTISRLLFTFFLFLGTLVSIIMIIPGVEKELHKLPGFCEGSGSVLGVQTNVDCSSFLGHKAVYRMGFATAAFFCLFAVLMVCVRSSKDPRAALQNGFWFFKFLVLVGITVGAFYIPDGAFTSVWFYFGVVGSFLFILIQLVLLIDFAHSWSQRWLHNADEGSAKGWYAALCTVTFIFYAASIVAVALLYVYYTKPEGCTEGKAFISINLILCLIVSVVSILPKIQEAQPHSGLLQASLITLYTIYVTWAALANVPSQRCNPTLLVRNSTGTATEPLTAWWDAPSIVGLVIFILCTLFISLRSSDHPQVNKLMLTEESGAGAGAGAGPGGAEEGGVRRAYDNEQDGVSYNYTFFHLCLLLAALYIMMTLTNWYRPDESLQVLRSPWTAVWVKICSSWAGLLLYLWTLVAPLLLPDRDFS; encoded by the exons ATGGGGGCCTGTCTCGGCgtctgctccctgctcagctgc GTGTCGTGTCTCTGTGGCTCTGCCCCGTGCCTGCTCTGCGGCTGCTGCCCCTCGGCCAAGAATTCCACCATCTCCCGCCTCCTCTTcaccttcttcctcttcctcggCACCCTCGTGTCCATCATCATGATAATCCCGGGCGTGGAGAAGGAGTTGCACAAG CTGCCCGGTTTCTGTGAAGGCAGTGGGTCGGTGCTGGGGGTCCAGACCAACGTGGACTGCAGCAGCTTCCTGGGCCACAAGGCCGTGTATCGCATGGGCTTCGCCACGGCCGCCTTCTTCTGCCTCTTCGCCGTGCTCATGGTGTGCGTGCGCAGCAGCAAGGACCCGCGGGCCGCCCTGCAGAACGG CTTCTGGTTCTTCAAGTTCCTGGTGCTGGTGGGGATCACGGTGGGGGCCTTCTACATCCCCGACGGCGCCTTCACCTCAG TCTGGTTTTACTTCGGTGTGGTCGgctccttcctcttcatcctcatccAGCTCGTGCTCCTCATCGACTTCGCGCACTCCTGGAGCCAGCGGTGGCTGCACAACGCAGACGAGGGCAGCGCCAAGGGCTGGTACGCAG CCCTCTGCACCGTCACCTTCATCTTCTACGCCGCCTCCATCGTGGCCGTTGCGCTGCTCTACGTCTACTACACCAAGCCCGAGGGCTGCACGGAGGGCAAGGCCTTCATCAGCATCAACCTCATCCTCTGCCTCATCGTCTCAGTCGTGTCCATCCTGCCCAAGATCCAG GAGGCCCAGCCACACTcggggctgctgcaggcatCCCTCATCACCCTCTACACCATCTACGTCACCTGGGCCGCCCTGGCCAACGTGCCGA GCCAGCGCTGTAACCCCACGCTGCTGGTGAGGAACAGCACTGGCACGGCCACCGAGCCACTGACAGCCTGGTGGGACGCCCCGAGCATCGTGGGGCTGGTGATCTTCATCCTCTGCACCCTCTTCATCAG CCTCCGCTCCTCGGACCACCCGCAGGTGAACAAGCTGATGCTGACGGAGgagagcggggccggggccggggccggggccgggccgggcggggcggagGAGGGCGGGGTGCGCCGCGCCTACGACAACGAGCAGGACGGCGTCTCCTACAACTACACCTTCTTCCACCTGTGCCTCCTCCTCGCCGCTCTCTACATCATGATGACCCTCACCAACTGGTACAG GCCGGACGAGAGCTTGCAGGTGCTGAGGAGCCCCTGGACAGCCGTGTGGGTGAAgatctgctccagctgggccgggctcctgcTCTACCTCTGGACCTTGGTGGCTCCGCTGCTGCTGCCGGACCGGGATTTCAGCTAA